In Streptomyces sp. NBC_01381, a genomic segment contains:
- a CDS encoding iron chelate uptake ABC transporter family permease subunit, producing the protein MKAIRTRGGLSFRLDVRTAVVVALLVVAALAASVVLIGTGDFDIPTADVIRTLLGNGDAGQEFIINDLRLPRVLVGLLVGAALGLGGAIFQSISRNPLGSPDILGLGQGSTAGALIMIVLFQGSAVQVAGGALVGGLVTGTAIYLLAWKRGVHGFRFVLVGIGVAAFVTAINGYLLTKADIVDAARAVVWMTGSLNGRDWEQVWPLLVLCAILVPLVMTYARPLRMLEMGDDVGYALGVPVERTRLVLMGSAVLLTAAATAAAGPVSFVALTAPQLARRLTRSPGPNLIPSLCMGATLLIVADWASQRAFGADQLPVGVVTGVLGGVYLLWLLVIERKAGRI; encoded by the coding sequence GTGAAGGCGATACGCACCCGGGGCGGGCTCAGCTTCCGTCTCGACGTCCGCACGGCCGTGGTCGTCGCCCTGCTCGTCGTGGCCGCGCTCGCCGCGAGCGTCGTCCTGATCGGCACCGGCGACTTCGACATCCCCACCGCCGACGTCATCCGCACCCTGCTCGGCAACGGCGACGCCGGGCAGGAGTTCATCATCAACGACCTGCGGCTGCCCCGCGTCCTGGTCGGACTCCTCGTGGGGGCCGCGCTCGGACTCGGCGGCGCCATCTTCCAGTCCATCTCGCGCAATCCGCTGGGCAGTCCGGACATCCTCGGCCTCGGGCAGGGGTCCACCGCCGGGGCGCTCATCATGATCGTCCTCTTCCAGGGCAGCGCGGTGCAGGTCGCCGGCGGTGCGCTCGTCGGCGGTCTGGTGACGGGCACGGCGATCTATCTCCTTGCCTGGAAGCGGGGCGTGCACGGCTTCCGGTTCGTCCTTGTCGGCATCGGCGTCGCCGCCTTCGTCACCGCCATCAACGGCTATCTGCTCACCAAGGCCGACATCGTCGACGCCGCGCGCGCCGTCGTCTGGATGACCGGCTCCCTCAACGGCCGGGACTGGGAGCAGGTCTGGCCGCTGCTCGTGCTGTGCGCGATCCTGGTGCCGCTCGTCATGACGTACGCGCGACCGCTGCGGATGCTGGAGATGGGCGACGACGTCGGATACGCGCTCGGCGTGCCCGTCGAGCGCACCCGCCTCGTCCTGATGGGCTCGGCCGTGCTGCTCACCGCGGCGGCGACCGCCGCCGCGGGACCCGTCAGCTTCGTGGCGCTCACCGCGCCGCAGCTGGCCAGGCGGCTCACCCGCTCGCCGGGACCGAACCTGATCCCGTCCCTGTGCATGGGCGCCACCCTGCTGATCGTCGCGGACTGGGCCTCGCAGCGGGCGTTCGGCGCCGATCAGCTGCCCGTGGGCGTGGTCACCGGTGTGCTCGGCGGCGTCTATCTGCTCTGGCTGCTCGTCATCGAGCGCAAGGCGGGGCGGATATGA
- a CDS encoding HAD hydrolase-like protein codes for MSQTVRTRPDGSRNVLSEAYDTALLDLDGVVYAGGQAIVYAVESLGTARAGGMHLAYVTNNALRTPDAVAGHLTELGIPTGASDVITSAQAAARLVSEQVPAGARVLVIGGEGLRVALRERGLEPVESAEDEPVAVVQGYGGPDLAWGRFAEACYAIARGVPWFASNTDLTIPSARGIAPGNGAAVEVVRIATGAEPQVAGKPLPPMHRETILRTGAERPLVVGDRLDTDIEGAFNGGVDSLLVLTGVTDGARLLAAPPEHRPTYVDADLRGILTGQPEVTSAEGAFGCGGWTASARGSELVLDGEGDVLDGLRALCGAAWTDAGDGVCALDGGKALSRLGV; via the coding sequence ATGAGCCAGACCGTCAGGACGCGGCCCGACGGCAGCCGGAATGTGCTGAGCGAGGCGTATGACACGGCGCTGCTCGACCTGGACGGAGTGGTGTACGCGGGAGGGCAGGCGATCGTGTACGCCGTCGAGTCGCTGGGGACGGCGCGGGCGGGCGGGATGCATCTCGCGTACGTGACGAACAACGCGCTGCGCACGCCGGACGCGGTCGCCGGGCATCTGACGGAGCTGGGCATCCCGACCGGGGCGTCGGATGTGATCACGTCGGCGCAGGCGGCCGCGCGGCTCGTGAGTGAGCAGGTCCCGGCGGGGGCACGGGTGTTGGTGATCGGCGGGGAAGGGCTGCGGGTCGCGTTGCGGGAGCGGGGGCTCGAGCCGGTGGAGTCGGCCGAGGACGAGCCGGTGGCGGTGGTGCAGGGGTACGGGGGGCCGGACCTGGCGTGGGGGCGGTTCGCCGAGGCCTGTTACGCGATCGCGCGCGGGGTGCCGTGGTTCGCGTCCAACACGGACCTGACGATTCCGAGTGCGCGGGGCATCGCGCCCGGCAATGGCGCGGCGGTCGAGGTGGTCCGCATCGCGACGGGCGCCGAGCCGCAGGTGGCGGGCAAGCCGCTGCCTCCGATGCATCGCGAGACGATTCTGCGGACCGGGGCCGAGCGGCCGTTGGTCGTGGGGGACCGGCTCGACACGGACATCGAGGGAGCGTTCAACGGCGGGGTGGACTCGCTGCTGGTGCTGACCGGAGTGACGGACGGCGCCCGGTTGCTCGCGGCCCCGCCCGAGCACCGGCCGACGTATGTGGACGCGGATCTGCGCGGCATCCTGACCGGGCAGCCCGAAGTGACCTCGGCGGAGGGCGCGTTCGGCTGCGGCGGGTGGACCGCTTCGGCGCGGGGGTCCGAGCTGGTGCTTGACGGCGAGGGCGACGTGCTTGATGGGCTGCGGGCGCTGTGTGGTGCGGCGTGGACGGATGCGGGGGATGGGGTGTGCGCGCTGGACGGGGGGAAGGCGTTGTCGCGGTTGGGGGTGTAG
- a CDS encoding siderophore-interacting protein, translated as MTDSPYHFFDMHVLRTEYVTPAMIRVALGGDGLERMASAGRDQRIKVFLPHPGQDAPVMPDTTEGDAANWYADWLALDPDVRGIMRTYTTRELRRDPDELIVDFAVHGPAPSPSDGPATSWARKAAPGARIGVLAPIEEENGAYDFRLPQDTDWVLLTADESALPAVASILETLPPGTPTRVWIEVHDPADRQDLSTKADAEITWLTETGATPSAIRTAELPSGTPYAWITGESATVKATRRHLVTDRGFDRKRVSFSGYWRRGTTTDELIDRNETA; from the coding sequence ATGACCGACTCCCCGTACCACTTCTTCGACATGCACGTGCTGCGGACCGAGTACGTCACGCCCGCCATGATCCGCGTGGCACTCGGCGGCGACGGCCTGGAACGGATGGCCTCGGCCGGCCGCGACCAGCGCATCAAGGTGTTCCTGCCGCATCCGGGGCAGGACGCCCCGGTCATGCCGGACACGACCGAGGGCGACGCGGCCAACTGGTACGCCGACTGGCTCGCCCTCGACCCCGACGTACGCGGCATCATGCGCACGTACACCACGCGTGAACTGCGCCGCGACCCCGATGAGTTGATCGTCGACTTCGCGGTGCACGGCCCGGCCCCCTCGCCGTCGGACGGACCGGCCACCAGCTGGGCGCGGAAGGCGGCCCCCGGCGCCCGGATAGGCGTACTCGCCCCGATCGAGGAAGAGAACGGCGCCTACGACTTCAGGCTGCCGCAGGACACCGACTGGGTCCTGCTGACCGCCGACGAGTCGGCGCTCCCGGCGGTGGCGAGCATCCTCGAAACACTCCCGCCCGGCACTCCGACGCGCGTCTGGATCGAGGTCCACGACCCTGCGGACCGGCAGGACCTGTCCACCAAGGCCGACGCGGAAATCACCTGGCTCACGGAGACAGGCGCCACACCGTCGGCGATCCGCACCGCGGAGCTCCCATCGGGCACCCCGTACGCCTGGATCACGGGCGAATCCGCAACGGTCAAGGCCACCCGCCGCCACCTGGTCACCGACCGCGGCTTCGACCGCAAGCGGGTGTCGTTCTCGGGCTACTGGCGCAGAGGCACGACCACCGACGAACTAATAGACCGCAACGAAACGGCCTGA
- a CDS encoding tetratricopeptide repeat protein produces the protein MPIPDDVTGHEIDKDVQQELQSLPKGLAEDVAKNLVMVANLLDEAPEQAYAYSRVALRLASRVAAVREAAGFAAYATQKYSEALAEFRAARRMTGSVELWPVMADCERGLGRPEKALDMAGGPEVAKLDKAGQVEMRLVAAGARRDMGQIDAAIVTLQSPELASNSVQPWTARLRYAYADALLAAGREDEAREWFAKAIESDKDGSTDASDRLAELDGVEFVDALDEDGADALPEPSESDDAVVQSDVDDEGDEDDEGDADGAGDGKV, from the coding sequence CTGCCGATCCCGGACGACGTCACGGGGCACGAGATCGACAAGGACGTACAGCAGGAGCTGCAGAGCCTTCCCAAGGGGCTTGCCGAGGACGTCGCCAAGAACCTGGTGATGGTCGCCAACCTGCTCGACGAGGCCCCCGAGCAGGCCTACGCGTACTCGCGGGTCGCGCTGCGGCTCGCGTCGCGTGTCGCCGCTGTTCGCGAGGCCGCGGGCTTCGCCGCGTACGCGACGCAGAAGTACAGCGAGGCCCTCGCCGAGTTCAGGGCCGCCCGGCGGATGACCGGCAGCGTCGAGCTGTGGCCCGTCATGGCGGACTGCGAGCGTGGTCTCGGCCGGCCCGAGAAGGCGCTGGACATGGCCGGTGGGCCTGAAGTGGCGAAGCTGGACAAGGCGGGGCAGGTCGAGATGCGGCTCGTGGCCGCAGGCGCCCGGCGTGACATGGGGCAGATCGATGCCGCCATCGTCACCCTGCAGAGCCCTGAGCTGGCGTCGAACTCCGTGCAGCCGTGGACCGCGCGGCTGCGGTACGCGTACGCCGACGCGCTGCTCGCTGCGGGGCGTGAGGACGAGGCGCGCGAGTGGTTCGCGAAGGCCATCGAGTCCGACAAGGACGGCAGCACCGACGCGTCGGACCGGCTCGCCGAGCTGGACGGTGTCGAGTTCGTGGACGCTCTTGATGAGGACGGTGCCGATGCGCTCCCGGAGCCCTCGGAAAGCGATGACGCCGTCGTCCAGAGCGACGTGGACGACGAGGGCGATGAGGATGATGAGGGTGACGCTGATGGTGCCGGAGACGGCAAGGTCTGA
- a CDS encoding ABC transporter substrate-binding protein → MRARRPIPPALTRRGVLGGVGALGLGGLLSACGDGSDDGAKASGDGWSFKDDRGTTAKAGKTPRRIVAYIGAAAALHDFGIECTGVFGPTKLRNGEPDVQAADIDVDKVTILGNAWGEFSIEKYAKLRPELLVSTMNVAPTLWYVPEESAKKITSLAPTVGILTGKTSLTKAIGRFAALAESLGADLKAEKVIAAKKRFEAASETLRKSAKAAKASGGIKVMAISAQPDLLYVGNPTDFTDLRHYADLGIEFVTPDETAKGGFFQELGWENADTYEADLILVDKRTGNLKPAELKKSKPTWAKLPAVKADQVITWSNEAQFSHAGYAPLIEQLAAAVDKSKKAV, encoded by the coding sequence ATGCGTGCTCGCCGCCCGATACCTCCCGCTCTGACCCGCCGTGGTGTGCTCGGCGGCGTCGGAGCCCTTGGCCTCGGCGGACTTCTTTCGGCATGCGGCGACGGCTCGGACGATGGCGCGAAAGCATCGGGCGACGGCTGGAGCTTCAAGGACGATCGCGGCACGACCGCGAAGGCCGGCAAGACCCCGCGCCGCATCGTCGCCTACATCGGCGCGGCCGCCGCGCTGCACGACTTCGGCATCGAGTGCACCGGCGTCTTCGGCCCGACGAAGCTGAGGAACGGCGAACCCGATGTGCAGGCCGCCGACATCGATGTCGACAAAGTGACGATCCTCGGCAACGCCTGGGGCGAGTTCAGCATCGAGAAGTACGCCAAGCTCCGGCCGGAGCTGCTCGTGAGCACCATGAACGTGGCGCCGACTCTCTGGTACGTCCCCGAGGAATCCGCCAAGAAGATCACCTCGCTCGCCCCGACCGTCGGCATCCTCACCGGCAAGACCTCGCTGACGAAGGCGATCGGCCGCTTCGCCGCACTCGCCGAATCGCTGGGCGCCGACCTCAAGGCGGAGAAGGTCATCGCCGCCAAGAAGCGTTTCGAGGCGGCGTCGGAGACCCTGCGCAAGTCCGCGAAGGCGGCGAAGGCGAGCGGCGGCATCAAGGTCATGGCGATCTCGGCGCAGCCCGACCTGCTCTACGTGGGCAACCCCACCGACTTCACCGATCTGCGCCACTACGCCGACCTGGGCATCGAGTTCGTCACCCCGGACGAGACGGCCAAGGGCGGCTTCTTCCAGGAGCTCGGCTGGGAGAACGCCGACACGTACGAAGCCGATCTGATCCTCGTCGACAAACGGACGGGCAACCTCAAGCCCGCCGAGCTCAAGAAGTCCAAACCGACCTGGGCAAAGCTCCCTGCCGTCAAGGCGGACCAGGTCATCACGTGGTCCAACGAGGCCCAGTTCAGTCACGCCGGCTACGCACCGCTCATCGAGCAGCTCGCGGCAGCCGTCGACAAGTCGAAGAAGGCCGTCTGA
- a CDS encoding iron ABC transporter permease codes for MLVDSPPEASAETAPAPPNRRAIRSAGLLVSVGVLALVAVASIAVGAKSMPLDHVWHGLFQDTGTYDDVVVAERLSRTLLGLLVGVALGLSGAVLQALTRNPLADPGLLGINLGASAAVVTAISFFGVTSLSGYVWFAFFGAAAVGALVYALGGTRNATPVRLALAGTAISAALYGYLQAVMIMDNAALNKMRFWTVGSLASAKNETILQVLAFFVIGSVLALGLARPLNAMAMGDDTARALGAHLNRTRALSMAAATLLCGAATAAVGPIMFVGLMVPHVVRSFTGPDMRWILPYAAVLSPVLLLGADVVGRIVARPAELQVGIITALIGAPVFIILVRRRRLAQL; via the coding sequence GTGTTGGTCGACAGTCCCCCCGAAGCCAGCGCGGAGACCGCTCCCGCGCCACCCAACCGCCGCGCGATACGCAGCGCCGGGCTCCTTGTCTCGGTCGGTGTGCTCGCACTCGTCGCCGTGGCGAGCATCGCGGTCGGTGCCAAGTCGATGCCCCTGGACCACGTCTGGCACGGTCTCTTCCAGGACACCGGGACGTACGACGATGTCGTCGTCGCGGAGCGGCTTTCGCGCACGCTGCTCGGACTGCTCGTCGGTGTGGCCCTTGGTCTCTCCGGTGCCGTTCTGCAGGCGCTCACCCGCAATCCGCTGGCCGACCCCGGACTGCTCGGCATCAACCTCGGTGCATCGGCCGCCGTCGTCACCGCCATCAGCTTCTTCGGCGTCACATCGCTGAGCGGCTATGTGTGGTTCGCGTTCTTCGGCGCTGCCGCGGTCGGCGCCCTCGTCTACGCGCTCGGCGGCACCCGCAACGCGACGCCGGTGCGCCTCGCGCTCGCCGGAACCGCGATCAGCGCCGCCCTCTACGGCTATCTGCAAGCCGTGATGATCATGGACAATGCGGCGCTCAACAAGATGCGCTTCTGGACGGTCGGTTCCCTGGCGTCGGCCAAGAACGAGACCATCCTGCAGGTCCTCGCCTTCTTTGTGATCGGCAGCGTGCTCGCGCTCGGCCTCGCCCGGCCGCTGAACGCCATGGCCATGGGCGACGACACCGCCCGCGCGCTCGGCGCCCACCTCAACCGCACCCGCGCGCTGTCCATGGCCGCCGCGACCCTGCTGTGCGGGGCGGCGACCGCGGCGGTCGGGCCCATCATGTTCGTCGGCCTGATGGTGCCGCACGTCGTGCGCTCCTTCACCGGGCCCGACATGCGCTGGATCCTGCCGTACGCGGCGGTCCTCTCCCCGGTCCTGCTGCTCGGCGCCGACGTCGTCGGACGCATCGTCGCGCGCCCCGCCGAGCTGCAGGTCGGCATCATCACCGCGTTGATCGGCGCCCCGGTCTTCATCATTCTCGTACGACGGCGGAGGCTGGCTCAGCTGTGA
- a CDS encoding ABC transporter substrate-binding protein gives MNTHRTLSRRGLLTAGGAIGAGALLTACGSEKKPEKDSGSKAWSFKDDRGRTAKVNHTPKNIVAYVSTAAALYDYGVECTGIFGPSKPVDGKPNPQAGDLDVDKLTSLGESFNQFNIEKYAGLKPDVLISNMFPPPALWFVPADSTKKIEALAPTVGIKGARTSLLEPLKRYTELAESLGADLETEKVRAAKARFDKAESRLRKAAKAKPGLKVLAMTGDADQFYVAVPDSYCDLNYFKDLGVEFVEGKKSDEWGFWEFLSWENADKYHADLVMMDNRSSALPPKELAKKPTWELLPAVKAGQTTPWSMEERYSYAGFAPVLERLAAAIEKSKRLN, from the coding sequence ATGAACACCCACCGCACTCTCTCCCGCCGCGGCCTGCTCACCGCCGGCGGCGCCATCGGCGCCGGCGCCCTGCTCACGGCCTGCGGGAGCGAGAAGAAGCCCGAGAAAGACTCCGGTTCCAAGGCCTGGAGCTTCAAGGACGACCGCGGCAGAACCGCCAAGGTGAACCACACCCCGAAGAACATCGTCGCCTACGTCAGCACGGCCGCCGCGCTGTACGACTACGGCGTCGAGTGCACCGGCATCTTCGGCCCGTCCAAGCCGGTGGACGGCAAGCCCAACCCCCAGGCGGGCGATCTCGATGTCGACAAACTGACGAGCCTCGGCGAGTCCTTCAACCAGTTCAACATCGAGAAGTACGCGGGCCTCAAGCCCGACGTCCTGATCAGCAACATGTTCCCGCCGCCCGCTCTCTGGTTCGTGCCCGCGGACAGCACCAAGAAGATCGAGGCGCTCGCGCCCACCGTCGGCATCAAGGGCGCCCGCACCTCCCTGCTCGAACCGCTGAAGCGCTACACCGAGCTCGCCGAGTCGCTCGGCGCCGACCTCGAGACGGAGAAGGTACGGGCCGCCAAGGCCCGCTTCGACAAGGCCGAAAGCCGACTGCGCAAGGCGGCGAAGGCCAAACCCGGCCTGAAGGTCCTCGCGATGACCGGCGACGCCGACCAGTTCTACGTCGCCGTGCCGGACTCCTACTGCGACCTGAACTACTTCAAGGACCTCGGCGTCGAGTTCGTCGAGGGCAAGAAGAGCGATGAATGGGGCTTCTGGGAGTTCCTCAGCTGGGAGAACGCCGACAAGTACCACGCCGATCTCGTCATGATGGACAACCGCTCGAGCGCCCTGCCGCCCAAGGAGCTCGCGAAGAAGCCCACCTGGGAGCTGCTCCCCGCCGTCAAGGCCGGCCAGACCACGCCCTGGTCGATGGAGGAGCGCTACAGCTACGCCGGCTTCGCCCCCGTGCTCGAACGACTCGCCGCCGCCATCGAGAAGTCGAAGAGGCTCAACTGA
- a CDS encoding DUF1015 domain-containing protein, producing the protein MNTAGDTDDHGLDLIPFRGVRYVPERVGSLAAVTSPPYDVVVRPDGLLHLESADPHNIVRLILPQATTPAARNDQAAETLRSWLAQGILAPDPVPSLYIYEQRDGDILQRGVIGALRLSEAADGIVLPHEGVMPHVVEDRAALMRATSANLEPLLLTYRSDGNATGAPALIERTVLNKPLLSTTTEDGFSHRLWAVTDPAELAEIQTDLARHQALIADGHHRWATNLRLRSEHPSPGPWDYGLVLLVDTARYPLRVRAIHRYLHQLPVADALAALTDTFRVRTVEGALPRALDALADAATEGNAFLLAGDGRYHLVDRPSPDLLARTIRTDRPEAWRTLDATVLHSTLLDHIWQIPDAPEHIAYIHDTEATVEKAERDGGTAILMHPVREEVVRDLARQGVTMPRKSTSFGPKPASGLVLRSLDV; encoded by the coding sequence ATGAACACAGCGGGTGACACGGACGACCACGGCCTCGACCTGATCCCGTTCCGAGGCGTGCGATACGTCCCCGAACGGGTCGGCAGCCTGGCCGCCGTGACGTCTCCTCCGTACGACGTGGTCGTACGGCCCGACGGCCTGCTCCACCTGGAGTCCGCCGACCCGCACAACATCGTCCGGCTGATCCTCCCGCAGGCCACCACGCCCGCCGCCCGCAACGACCAGGCAGCGGAGACCCTGCGGTCCTGGCTCGCCCAGGGCATCCTCGCGCCCGACCCGGTGCCCAGCCTCTACATCTACGAGCAGCGCGACGGCGACATCCTGCAGCGCGGCGTCATCGGCGCCCTGCGCCTCTCGGAGGCGGCGGACGGCATCGTCCTGCCCCACGAGGGCGTCATGCCCCATGTCGTCGAGGACCGCGCGGCCCTGATGCGCGCGACGAGCGCCAACCTCGAGCCGCTGCTGCTGACCTACCGCTCCGACGGCAACGCCACGGGCGCGCCGGCGCTCATCGAGCGCACCGTACTGAACAAGCCTCTCTTGTCGACGACCACGGAGGACGGCTTCAGCCACCGCCTGTGGGCGGTCACGGACCCCGCCGAGCTCGCCGAGATCCAGACAGATCTCGCCCGCCACCAGGCCCTGATCGCGGACGGACACCACCGCTGGGCGACCAACCTGCGGCTGCGCTCAGAGCACCCGTCCCCCGGCCCGTGGGACTACGGCCTTGTCCTCCTGGTGGACACCGCGCGCTACCCCCTGCGGGTCCGCGCCATCCACCGCTACCTGCATCAACTCCCGGTCGCGGACGCCCTGGCGGCCCTCACGGACACCTTCCGCGTCCGCACCGTCGAGGGTGCCCTGCCCCGCGCGCTCGACGCCCTGGCCGATGCCGCCACCGAAGGCAACGCCTTCCTCCTCGCCGGCGACGGCCGCTACCACCTCGTCGACCGCCCCTCCCCCGACCTCCTCGCGCGTACGATCCGCACCGACCGCCCCGAGGCCTGGCGCACCCTCGACGCGACGGTCCTGCACTCCACGCTCCTCGACCACATCTGGCAGATCCCCGACGCCCCTGAGCACATCGCCTACATCCACGACACCGAAGCGACCGTGGAGAAGGCGGAGCGCGACGGCGGCACGGCGATCCTGATGCACCCGGTCCGCGAAGAGGTCGTCCGCGACCTGGCCCGCCAAGGGGTCACGATGCCCCGCAAGTCGACATCCTTCGGCCCCAAGCCCGCATCGGGCCTGGTCCTGCGCAGCCTCGACGTCTGA